The Flavobacteriales bacterium genome contains the following window.
TGCCGTCACACACTTCGGCCACGCAATTGGCGCAATCGCCACCGTCGAAGTTGTATTCGGCGCAATTGAAGAAGATCACATTCCCTTCCCACTCGAAGCTGCCGTCATCGCAGGTGCCGTCACCGACCCAATCGATGGGCGCGCAGTTTCCGTTGCAGTCCTCCACCTCACCGGGTGGACAGTTGCCCGAGTTGCCCAAGCAGATACAGGAAGCGGTAAGTACATCATTGCTCGTGGCCGGATCGCCGTCGTCACAAGCCTGTCCCGGTGCGGCGATGTTGGCATCGACATCATCGCAGTCACCGCCGATCTGCACCGCACCGGGGATCGGTGTGCAGGAGAATTGCGCGGATGCGTCATCGCCGAAGCCGTCTCCATCCGCATCGGTGTACCAAGTGAAGCCTTCATCGACCTCGCCGTTGCAGTTGTTGTCCAGGCCATCGCACAGTTCCGGTGCGCCGGGGAAGACGTTCAGGTTCGCATCATCGCAATCGCCAGGTTGATCCGTGACCGTCGGCGACTGTTCGCACGCGAACACCTCACTTGTCCCGAACCCGTCCTGGTCCAGGTCTTCGTACCATACCTGCAAACCACCTTCATCCACATTGCCATCACAGTTGTTGTCGATGCCATCCGGTGCAGAGCACAGGTCCGGCGCGTCAGGGCTGATGCCCGCGTTCGCATCATCACAGTCACCTTCCAGTTGCGAGAAGCCTGATGATGGCGGTGAACACATCACCGCGCCGGTGCCGATAACGCCCCAGCCGTCGCCGTCCGCATCCGTGAACCAGATGAAGTCCTCGTCCACCTCGCCGTCACAATCGTTGTCGAGCCCATCACAGGTCTCTGTTGCGCTACCACCAATGGCACCGCTGTACCCGGCTGACGTCTGGAACTCGATGGGGTTACCCGTGGTCCCGTTCATGTAGATGAAGCCGCTGCTGAAAAGAGGCATGGAACTGCCGGTGACCTCGATGCTGAGACAACCATCGGGCACGCAGTCTTCCCAAACACCGGCTGGAATACCGTACTCGGCGTTGAACACAACCGGAACGGACCCGCTGAAGAGTATTGCGCTGTTGGAGGTAACCGTGATCTGCGCATTGCCCTCGGTCTCCAGATCCGCAGGTGCGAGCAGCAAGCGCACCGTAGCTCCGCTACAGCAGGTGCCATCGTTGCAGTTTGCTAGCGGGTTGAAGTTGCCCGAACCCGGAACCGTGCAGCCGTTCACCACATTGCCAAGACTGACCGTAATGATGCCTCCGACGCTGTTGCCCGTAGCCAACACGCCGTTCACATCCTCCACCATGTAGTCGGCTTCCATCGGCAGCCCGTCCGAACCGTTCAGGTTGATGGCGTAGCAGCCGTTCTCCAAGCAGGCTTCGATCGTGTTGCCACCACCTGTCGCCACTTCAACAAGGTTCCAGTCGGTGACCGCGTAGGTCGTCACCGGATCGCCGATGGTCGTGAGGGTGATGGTGTACTCAGTGCAGGTAGGCACGCAAACGGACATCAGCGCTTGGTAAGCCGCGTGCACGTTCAGTTTACCGCCAGTGATGGTCAGCGCGCTGCCTCCCGGGAAGGGCGTGGTATTGTTGAGGATGGCATCCTTTACCAGTTGCCGCGCAGCAACAGGATCGTTCATCACCAGTTGCGCGAACGATGGGCATGGCACGGAGTAGAGCAGTGCCACAGCCCCGGCCACGGTCGGGATCGCGAAGGAGTTGCCGTTGACCATAGCGTAGTTGCCGCCAACCGTGGCCACGGGAATGTTGATGCCCGGAGCGAGCAGGTGAACGCTGTTGTTACCCGTTGCGAACGGCACTTCGTTCAAAGGGCCATAGCTCGTGACCACAAGGTGCTCAGCCAATGCGCAGTTGGAGGGAAAGTCGAACTCCACGTCCAGGTCCTGGGTTTCGTTCGGGCCGGCGGTCACGAGGATGATCCCTGCCGCTGTCATGTCCGTGAACAAGGGGGCCATGAAGCCGTTGCAAGCGGCATCGGGTATTCCCCAAGAAGCGGTGATGGAGACCACCATCAAGCCGTTCGCACCGTTGCTCGCGTTGAACTGCTCACGAACGAACGTTGCGGCCTCGAACTGCTCAATGACGTCGGAGAGGTCGTTGGTCTCGCCGCTGGAGAAGATCTCCACGTCCCAGTTCACGCCCGCGATGCCGATGCTGTTGTTGCCTACTGCGCCCATTACGCTCGCCACTTCGGTACCGTGGTCCTCACCACCGCCTTGTGCAGGCGAGCCCGGCCAGATGTTCCCCGACAGGTCAGGATGGTTCGTTTGGATAGCCAGATCGGAGAGCGCTACACCGATGCGTTGCCCATTGGCCATGGTGCCGCCCGTGGTGATGTCCCACACGGGCTCCACGTTGATGTCCTCCATGTTCCATTGCGTGCCGTACTGCGCGTCGTTCGGCTCGGCGCGGTACACGAGGCGATAGTTCAGCGAGGTGGCTTCCACCCCGGGCAAGCGCGCGATGCGCTTCTCCAGTTCGCGGTCGTCCGTGACGCCGGGAGCGAACACGAGCTTGTGATAGCCCGAACCGCGGCCACTAGGCGAGAGGCTCTTCACAGCCGCCTCGCTTGTCAGGCTCAGCGATAAGTCGCGTTGTACGTCGGCGATGCTCGTTCCCTTATTCAGCCTTACGAGCACCTCGCCTGGCACCCAGGCTTGCTGCGCGAACGAGGCGATGGAAACAACGATGGAAAGGAGCAGAAGGATGGGTTTCCGGAGCATGGGTTTCGGCTGCTTTCAGCCGTGCGCCCAAATTCCCGGATCAACCTGATCCACAGCGCGCCAAGAGGGTCAACCTTGGTTACTAACGCCGACGTGGTCCTCGCAACTCCAGACGGCCCGAGCAGATGAACCGCGCAGGAGACCTCGACAAAGTGCGTCCTCAGAGCGGCGGCTTCGGCGCAGACGTCAAGGGGCTTTCAGCCCGTTTTGCCCTTCTTTTTGCGGAACACCCGGAAGAGAAAATACCCTACACCAATGAGGATCAGTACCGCTGCCCAATTCGGAAGCAAGGACGGGCATGTCGGACACCTGTCGCGACTATAGCGTGCAAACCCCGGCAGTGCACCCAGCAGACCTACGAAGAGGAGTGTGTAGCGCAGAGCGCACATTACCTGCCCAACGCCTTGTTGGCGTCCAGCATCTCCTTGATGCCGCCCACACTGCTGAGCACGCCGGTGGCTTCGTATGGCATGTAGATCACCTTGTTGTTCTGGCCGCTGGTCATCTCCTTCAGCGTTTCCAGATACTTCATGGCGATGAGGTAGTTGGTGGGGTCGGCTTTGGCGCCTTTGATGGCCTCCGTAACCAGTCGGATGGCCTCGGCCTCACCCTGCGCACGGCGGATGCGCGATTGGGCATCGCCCTCGGCCTCAAGGATCTGGCTCTGCTTCTGGCCTTCCGCAGTGGTGATCTGCGATTGCTGGATACCCTCAGCCTGCAGCACGGCGGCGCGCTTGCTGCCCTCCGCATCAATGATCTGCGCACGGCGGTCACGCTCGGCGCGCATCTGCTTCTCCATGGCCTCGCGGATGTCGCGCGGCGGGTTGATGTCCTGCAGTTCAACGCGGTTCACCTTCACGCCCCACTTATTGCTGGCTTCGTCCAGGATCTGGCGCAGCTTCATGTTGATGGTGTCACGGCTGGTCAAGCACTCATCAAGGTCCAGTTCGCCGATCACGTTGCGGAGCGTGGTCTGCGTCAGTTTCTCGATGGCCATGGGAAGGTTCTCGATCTCGTACATCGCCTTTACCGGGTCCATCACTTGGAAGTAGAGCAGCGCGTTGATCTCCGTCATCACGTTGTCCTTCGTGATCACGTTCTGGCGCGGGAAGTCATAAACGGTCTCACGCAGGTCGATGCGTTCCTTCTTCACGAACTGCACGTACTTGTTGCCATCGGGCAGATCACGGGTGAAGCGGAAGATGATCTCCCGCGGCTTGTCCATGATGGGGATGATGATGTTGATCCCTGCCGTAAGTGTCTTGTGGTACTTGCCCAGGCGCTCCACCACCATGGATTCGCTCTGTTGGATGATGCGTACACCTTTGGCGATCAGGAAGAACACGAAAAGTGCTAGTACGATGAGTACGATGTTCAAGAGGTCCATGTGCAGGAATGAAGTTGGATGGTGCAGGCTGTTCTACTGAAGGGGTTTTACGATAAGCGTGTTGCTTTCCACGCGGACGATCTCCACGCTGTC
Protein-coding sequences here:
- a CDS encoding SPFH/Band 7/PHB domain protein; translated protein: MDLLNIVLIVLALFVFFLIAKGVRIIQQSESMVVERLGKYHKTLTAGINIIIPIMDKPREIIFRFTRDLPDGNKYVQFVKKERIDLRETVYDFPRQNVITKDNVMTEINALLYFQVMDPVKAMYEIENLPMAIEKLTQTTLRNVIGELDLDECLTSRDTINMKLRQILDEASNKWGVKVNRVELQDINPPRDIREAMEKQMRAERDRRAQIIDAEGSKRAAVLQAEGIQQSQITTAEGQKQSQILEAEGDAQSRIRRAQGEAEAIRLVTEAIKGAKADPTNYLIAMKYLETLKEMTSGQNNKVIYMPYEATGVLSSVGGIKEMLDANKALGR